From Halobacteriovorax sp. GB3, a single genomic window includes:
- a CDS encoding type IV pilus twitching motility protein PilT has translation MPFKKEHLASLIKVAMDNKASDIHIRAEETPALRIKGELYPVKSNRQFSLSDIEDIAHIIGAIKKNDDDLTTIHEVDGAYEIEGLCRLRYNVFRFADRYGIIFRIINTQIPTIAELNLSSSLYDICDYKRGLILVTGATGSGKTTTLASMINHINENKQTHIVTIEDPIEYLHFQKKSRISQREIGKDTDDFKSALRSALRQDPDIILIGELRDQETISTALKAAETGHLVIGTVHTTNVISTINRIISMFPSEEQNEVRKRVSESLKAVICQRMLKARNEKGIVVAQEICQSNPGIRECILGDEPLARINSIIAQTSGSQSFDGHIMSLYQNNIISKQVALESVSSQSDFMQKLIVE, from the coding sequence ATGCCATTCAAAAAAGAACATTTAGCAAGCTTAATTAAAGTGGCCATGGATAACAAGGCCAGTGATATTCATATTCGTGCCGAGGAAACACCTGCGCTAAGAATCAAGGGAGAGCTCTACCCAGTAAAGTCTAACAGACAATTCTCTCTTTCAGATATTGAAGATATCGCTCATATCATAGGTGCTATTAAAAAGAATGATGACGATCTCACTACAATACACGAAGTGGATGGCGCATACGAAATTGAAGGGCTCTGTCGACTAAGGTACAACGTTTTTCGATTCGCCGATCGCTATGGGATTATCTTTAGAATTATCAATACACAAATTCCTACAATAGCTGAACTCAACCTAAGTTCTAGTCTCTATGATATTTGCGATTATAAGAGAGGACTCATTCTCGTTACTGGTGCAACCGGTTCAGGAAAAACCACGACTCTTGCCTCTATGATTAATCATATCAACGAAAATAAACAAACACATATTGTTACCATTGAAGACCCTATTGAATATCTACACTTTCAAAAAAAGTCGAGAATCTCTCAAAGAGAAATTGGTAAAGATACAGACGACTTTAAAAGTGCTCTAAGGTCTGCTCTTAGACAAGACCCTGATATCATCCTCATTGGTGAACTAAGAGATCAAGAGACTATTTCTACGGCACTCAAAGCTGCTGAAACAGGTCACCTTGTCATTGGAACTGTGCACACGACAAATGTTATCAGTACTATTAACAGAATTATTTCAATGTTTCCTAGTGAAGAGCAAAATGAAGTTCGAAAGAGAGTTTCAGAATCTCTCAAGGCCGTCATTTGCCAAAGAATGCTTAAGGCAAGAAATGAAAAAGGTATTGTTGTGGCACAGGAAATCTGCCAGTCAAATCCAGGAATTAGAGAGTGTATTCTTGGCGACGAACCACTAGCAAGAATCAATTCAATCATTGCTCAAACAAGTGGCTCGCAATCATTTGACG
- a CDS encoding glycosyltransferase family 9 protein: MREKILIIRFSSFGDIVQTMSVLNPLRAKFPQSDVHWVTRSDMSSLLSYNPMIDKLWSFDRKEGLVGLIKLSFKLRKEGYRYVYDAHSNIRSKIMSLILCPPFSRAHFVRRSKDRLKRILLFKFRKNTYDWPYRGMLSFLKPLKSWGVEFSRDDLSQTWNFREKEIQNVKEKLGESHFVEYDFIALAPSAAWEMKRWPLDHWKSLIRLMENEKFVVLGGPGDEFCQELVDLAPGRVLNLAGKLSLMESSFLVTLSKGLISADTGVLHVADILGVKALALIGPTAFGFPTGSQMKTLDIELPCRPCTKDGRGKCVQDVYQKCMVDISPERVAAEATLYLR, from the coding sequence GTGAGAGAAAAAATATTAATTATTAGATTTTCAAGCTTTGGGGATATTGTTCAAACAATGTCTGTTTTAAATCCCTTGAGAGCAAAATTTCCTCAGTCTGATGTTCACTGGGTTACAAGAAGTGATATGAGCTCACTTTTAAGTTACAATCCAATGATCGACAAGCTTTGGAGCTTTGATCGAAAGGAAGGGCTTGTCGGCCTTATTAAGCTCTCATTTAAACTAAGAAAAGAAGGGTATCGTTATGTTTATGATGCTCACTCAAATATCCGCTCTAAAATAATGTCTTTAATTTTATGCCCGCCATTTTCTAGAGCACATTTTGTAAGGCGCTCAAAAGATCGTTTAAAGAGAATTCTACTATTTAAATTTAGAAAGAATACCTATGATTGGCCTTATCGTGGAATGCTCTCTTTTTTAAAACCTTTAAAAAGTTGGGGAGTTGAGTTTAGTCGCGATGATCTTTCACAGACATGGAATTTCCGTGAAAAAGAAATTCAAAATGTTAAAGAGAAATTAGGTGAATCACATTTTGTTGAGTATGACTTTATCGCTCTTGCTCCTTCTGCGGCGTGGGAAATGAAAAGGTGGCCACTGGATCATTGGAAAAGCCTTATCAGGTTAATGGAAAATGAGAAATTCGTTGTTCTTGGCGGACCTGGTGATGAGTTTTGCCAAGAATTAGTTGATCTTGCTCCTGGTAGAGTTTTAAATCTTGCTGGGAAACTGAGTTTGATGGAGAGTTCTTTTTTAGTAACTCTCTCTAAGGGCCTTATTTCTGCAGACACAGGGGTTTTACATGTCGCCGATATCCTGGGCGTAAAAGCTTTAGCTCTTATTGGACCAACGGCTTTCGGATTTCCTACAGGATCTCAAATGAAGACATTAGATATTGAGCTACCTTGTCGCCCATGTACTAAAGATGGGCGAGGTAAGTGTGTTCAAGATGTTTATCAAAAATGTATGGTTGATATATCGCCAGAAAGAGTAGCCGCGGAAGCTACTCTCTATCTTCGTTAA